The Solibacillus sp. FSL W7-1436 genome window below encodes:
- the polX gene encoding DNA polymerase/3'-5' exonuclease PolX, producing MMNKKIIIRTLEKIALYMELQAENPFKVSAFRKAAAALEADERSLSEIDDITAIKGIGKGTASVITELMEIGESTVLKELEAAVPKGLVPLMKLPGLGGKKLAKLYQELNIVDAATLKAACEAGQVRALAGFAAKTEEKILKELETFGSRAERLPIWQLEPVVLEINELLASLPEVEKFSVAGSFRRVAETSKDVDFIVATKEYESVREAILTRLAILETVAAGDTKVSVILDREEPVSVDFRLVSREEFASALHHFTGSKDHNVRMRQLAKSLGKKISEYGVEQEDGTVVTFESEEAFFAHFNLPFIPPTVRESGKELDRLDELSGLVKLEDIVSDLHMHTTWSDGAHSVSEMGQALMDIGYSHAVITDHSQYLKVANGLTPERLEQQKLDIYAFNEANPSFRLYRGTEMDILPDGTLDFGDDVLKELDFVIASIHSSFTQSQDKIMARLKTAVENPYVHMIAHPTGRIVGQRGGYDPDVPLLIEWAAENGKILELNANPYRLDLSIEYLMLAMEKNVPIAINTDAHAIDQLRFMDIGVKYAQKAWLKKDLIVNTWSKEKFEAFIAKNKEK from the coding sequence ATGATGAACAAAAAAATTATTATCCGTACATTGGAAAAAATAGCTTTATATATGGAGCTGCAGGCAGAAAATCCGTTTAAAGTATCCGCATTCCGAAAAGCGGCGGCAGCACTCGAGGCAGACGAGCGGAGCCTGAGCGAAATCGATGATATTACAGCAATTAAAGGGATCGGAAAAGGAACGGCTTCGGTTATTACAGAGCTGATGGAAATCGGGGAATCGACTGTATTGAAGGAGCTGGAGGCAGCTGTACCGAAAGGGCTTGTTCCATTGATGAAACTACCCGGGTTAGGTGGTAAAAAGCTTGCCAAATTGTATCAGGAACTGAACATCGTGGATGCAGCCACATTAAAGGCAGCGTGTGAGGCAGGGCAAGTAAGAGCGCTTGCAGGGTTTGCGGCAAAAACTGAGGAAAAAATTTTAAAAGAACTTGAAACATTTGGTTCCCGTGCTGAGCGGTTACCTATTTGGCAGCTTGAGCCTGTTGTTTTGGAAATTAACGAGCTTTTAGCGAGTTTGCCTGAAGTAGAAAAGTTCTCGGTTGCAGGAAGCTTCCGACGCGTTGCGGAAACGAGTAAAGATGTTGATTTCATCGTGGCAACGAAGGAATATGAGTCTGTTCGTGAAGCGATTTTAACGCGCCTTGCGATATTGGAAACTGTTGCGGCAGGGGATACAAAAGTGTCTGTCATACTGGATCGTGAAGAACCGGTAAGTGTAGATTTCCGTTTAGTGTCGCGTGAAGAATTTGCGTCAGCACTTCATCATTTCACCGGTTCGAAAGACCATAATGTACGCATGCGTCAGCTTGCAAAATCATTAGGGAAAAAAATAAGTGAATATGGTGTCGAGCAGGAAGATGGTACTGTAGTAACGTTTGAATCGGAAGAAGCGTTTTTTGCGCATTTCAATTTACCTTTTATTCCGCCGACTGTGCGTGAAAGCGGGAAAGAGCTGGACCGTTTGGACGAGCTTAGCGGATTAGTGAAGCTGGAAGATATCGTATCGGATCTTCATATGCATACAACATGGTCAGATGGTGCGCATTCAGTGAGCGAGATGGGGCAAGCTTTAATGGATATCGGATATTCACATGCCGTCATTACCGATCACTCGCAATATTTAAAAGTGGCGAATGGATTAACACCTGAACGACTTGAACAGCAAAAGCTTGATATTTATGCATTTAACGAAGCAAATCCAAGTTTCCGACTATACAGAGGTACGGAAATGGATATTCTGCCTGATGGAACATTAGATTTTGGAGATGATGTTTTAAAAGAACTGGATTTTGTTATCGCATCGATCCATTCAAGTTTTACTCAATCGCAGGACAAAATTATGGCGCGCTTAAAAACAGCAGTAGAAAATCCGTATGTCCATATGATTGCTCACCCGACAGGCCGTATCGTCGGACAGCGCGGCGGCTATGATCCGGATGTACCGTTACTGATCGAATGGGCAGCAGAAAATGGTAAAATATTGGAACTCAATGCAAATCCGTACCGCCTGGACTTAAGCATCGAATATTTAATGCTGGCAATGGAGAAAAATGTACCAATCGCCATCAATACAGACGCGCATGCAATTGATCAGCTGCGCTTTATGGACATCGGTGTCAAATACGCCCAAAAAGCATGGCTGAAAAAAGACCTGATCGTCAACACATGGTCCAAAGAAAAGTTCGAAGCATTTATTGCGAAAAATAAAGAAAAGTAA
- a CDS encoding CvpA family protein — translation MLDLIILAVFIISLIVGAKRGFVVQLINIGSFIIALIVAVIYYKPLAEKFVLWIPYPGFTEGSTMTLVLDSLDVDRTFYRVFAFAIIFFAVKIALQIVGSMFDFLTYLPVLSSLNYVLGAVLGFIEMYLVLFIGLYVVALLPVESIQTFIDSSILAGLILEHTPLITSMFQNWWYIQKN, via the coding sequence ATGTTGGATTTAATTATTCTCGCAGTTTTTATCATTAGTCTCATAGTTGGAGCGAAACGAGGGTTCGTTGTTCAACTTATCAATATCGGAAGTTTCATTATTGCCCTCATTGTAGCGGTTATTTACTATAAGCCGCTAGCAGAAAAATTTGTTTTATGGATTCCGTATCCTGGATTTACAGAAGGTTCAACAATGACGCTCGTTCTGGATTCACTCGATGTTGACCGTACGTTTTATCGCGTCTTTGCGTTTGCCATTATTTTCTTTGCTGTAAAGATTGCCCTCCAAATTGTCGGATCAATGTTTGATTTTTTAACGTATTTACCTGTATTGAGTTCATTAAACTATGTATTAGGTGCAGTTCTTGGATTTATCGAAATGTATCTTGTTCTTTTTATTGGACTGTATGTTGTAGCACTACTGCCGGTGGAATCGATTCAAACATTCATCGACAGTTCGATTTTGGCAGGACTTATACTGGAGCATACACCGCTTATTACAAGCATGTTCCAAAATTGGTGGTATATTCAAAAGAACTAA
- the zapA gene encoding cell division protein ZapA: MAEQEKNRISVEIYGNTYKMVGTESSVHMRLVASLVDDKMREISAHNPSLDTAKLAVLTAVNSVHDYLLLKEQFEKLEIQLKHLKG, from the coding sequence TTGGCTGAGCAAGAAAAGAATCGCATTTCCGTAGAAATATATGGTAATACATATAAAATGGTAGGAACAGAATCATCGGTCCATATGCGTCTTGTTGCTTCGTTAGTGGACGACAAAATGCGGGAAATCAGTGCCCATAATCCATCTTTAGATACAGCGAAGCTAGCTGTATTAACAGCCGTTAATTCTGTGCACGATTATCTATTATTAAAAGAGCAATTTGAAAAACTAGAAATACAATTGAAACATTTGAAGGGTTGA